The Mercurialis annua linkage group LG2, ddMerAnnu1.2, whole genome shotgun sequence genome contains a region encoding:
- the LOC126670539 gene encoding mechanosensitive ion channel protein 10-like, which translates to MSMAEKRRISGGGEVLITVSGDEIPKGSDSKEPDNVAICLSKPNSLTKESTGSMSNSSPEASRKNYLTPKGPLMASPGEHADDEDEVEEDVVKKVESSQEKHKRVSIKAVIQWISFVCIVGCLVASLTAEKLKKPIIWGLEFWKWCVLVLVILSGMSITNWIMQFIVFLIEKNFLLNKKVLYFVYGLKKSVQVFVWIGLVLLAWEFLFTRGIKRSKTATKFLKFVTWTLISLLVGSFLWLVKNSLLQILASNFHVNRFFDRIQETVFCQYVLQTLSGPPLIEEAERVGKSSSTGELSFRSTKKGKTRENMVIDMGMVHKMKQKKVSAWTMKVLVDAVTNSGLSIISNTLDDDSVGERKKLTDMEITNEMEATSAAYHIFRNVAKPGWNYIDEEDLLRFVIREEVELVFPLFILSENRQIDRKSLTDWVVKVYKGRKALAHALKDTKTAVKQLNKLVTGIVIIVTFVIWLLLMEIATTKVLVVLSSQLVVVAFIFGNTCKTIFEAIIFVFVTHPFDAGDRCVVDGVPLLVEEMNILTTVFLKLDNEKVYYPNAVLARKPISNFYRSPAMGDTVEFSIDFATPTKKIGLLKDEIKHYLERNPQHWHPNHSVVVKDIENVNNLQMALYCNHTMNFQEFREKNKRRTELVLEIKRIFEKLRVKYYLLPQQVYIRHISGRATHRRIRMPALVRVGQRRKFP; encoded by the exons ATGAGCATGGCAGAGAAGAGAAGAATCAGTGGAGGAGGGGAAGTGTTAATAACAGTTTCAGGTGATGAAATCCCTAAAGGATCTGACTCAAAAGAACCAGATAATGTTGCTATTTGTCTGAGCAAACCAAATTCGCTTACAAAAGAATCAACTGGTTCTATGAGCAATTCTTCTCCTGAGGCATCAAG GAAAAACTACTTAACTCCGAAAGGACCGCTGATGGCGTCTCCTGGTGAGCATGCAGATGATGAGGATGAAGTGGAGGAGGATGTTGTCAAGAAAGTTGAATCAAGTCAAGAGAAGCATAAGAGAGTAAGTATTAAAGCTGTGATTCAATGGATTTCCTTTGTGTGTATTGTTGGATGCTTGGTGGCAAGCTTGACTGCGGAAAAACTGAAAAAACCCATAATTTGGGGCTTGGAATTCTGGAAATGGTGCGTGCTTGTGTTGGTTATATTATCTGGCATGTCAATCACTAATTGGATTATGCAGTTTATTGTTTTTCTGATCGAGAAGAATTTCTTGCTAAATAAGAAAGTACTCTATTTTGTTTATGGGTTAAAGAAGAGTGTTCAAGTgtttgtttggattggtttggttctTCTTGCCTGGGAATTTCTATTTACTCGTGGAATTAAGCGATCTAAGACTGCCACCAAGTTTCTAAAATTTGTTACTTGGACTCTTATTTCACTTCTTGTTGGGTCATTCTTGTGGCTGGTGAAGAATTCATTGTTACAGATTTTAGCATCTAATTTCCATGTCAACAGATTCTTTGATAGAATTCAAGAAACAGTCTTCTGTCAGTATGTCCTGCAAACTCTTTCGGGGCCTCCACTCATAGAAGAGGCCGAAAGGGTTGGAAAATCGTCTAGCACGGGCGAACTGAGCTTCAGGagcactaaaaagggaaaaacaAGGGAGAATATGGTGATTGATATGGGAATGGTTCATAAGATGAAGCAAAAAAAGGTTTCAGCTTGGACCATGAAGGTTTTAGTAGATGCAGTCACAAATTCAGGACTTTCTATAATCTCTAATACATTGGATGATGATAGTGTTGGTGAAAGGAAAAAACTGACTGACATGGAGATTACCAATGAGATGGAAGCAACTTCTGCTGCCTATCACATTTTCAGGAATGTCGCTAAGCCTGGTTGGAACTACATTGATGAGGAGGACCTTTTAAGGTTTGTGATTAGGGAAGAGGTGGAACTTGTTTTCCCGCTGTTTATATTATCCGAGAATCGACAAATTGACAGAAAATCTCTCACAGACTGGGTG GTTAAAGTTTACAAGGGTCGGAAAGCTCTTGCGCATGCTTTAAAAGACACCAAAACAGCAGTGAAACAACTGAACAAACTTGTGACAGGGATTGTGATAATCGTGACCTTTGTTATTTGGCTTCTTTTGATGGAAATTGCGACTACAAAAGTACTCGTAGTTCTCTCATCACAGCTTGTAGTTGTAGCCTTTATCTTTGGGAATACCTGCAAAACCATATTCGAAGCAATAATATTTGTTTTCGTGACACATCCGTTCGATGCTGGCGATCGGTGTGTTGTTGACGGTGTGCCT TTGTTGGTGGAGGAAATGAACATCTTAACGACGGTTTTCTTGAAGCTTGATAATGAAAAGGTGTACTATCCAAATGCTGTTTTGGCTAGGAAGCCGATCTCCAATTTTTACAGAAGCCCTGCCATGGGTGATACTGTGGAATTCTCAATTGATTTTGCGACACCGACGAAAAAGATTGGATTGCTGAAAGACGAAATCAAGCA CTACTTGGAGAGGAATCCTCAACACTGGCATCCTAATCACAGTGTAGTGGTGAAAGATATTGAGAATGTGAACAACTTACAAATGGCTCTCTACTGTAATCACACAATGAACTTCCAAGAATTCAGGGAGAAAAACAAGCGTCGCACTGAACTTGTCCTTGAGATAAAAAGGATTTTCGAAAAGTTACGTGTAAAATACTATCTTTTGCCCCAACAAGTTTACATCCGCCATATCAGTGGCAGAGCCACTCACAGGCGCATCCGTATGCCAGCGCTGGTAAGAGTTGGTCAGAGACGCAAATTTCCTTAG
- the LOC126670531 gene encoding mechanosensitive ion channel protein 10-like — MEEKRKISGGEEVLITVSSDETLKGSGSKDADNFATWQSKPNSPLKESPDSMSNSSPKTSRFSLSPNKRPKFPLTTENLTRRKPSVYAKPKSRFGEQPVPVDASVLEDDSLTLQQHMVRNSPFNIVSPDINSSTLKSPLMASFDGPSDDEEEVEEDIVKKVESNQAKRKKAGIKAVVQWIPFVCVVGCLVASLTVKKLKNPMIWGLEFWKWSVLVLVTLSGMSITNWIMQFIVFLIERNFLLKKKVLYFVYGLKKNVQVFVWIGLVLLAWEFLFTRGIKRSKTATKVLKFVTWTLISILVGSFLWLVKNTLLKILESNFHVNRFFDRIQETVFCQYVLQTLSGPPLIEEAERVGKSPSSPQMSFKSFRRGRIKEKKVIDMGMVHKMKQEKVSAWTMKVLIDAVTNSGLSIISNTLDDESAGVRKKLADMEITNEMEATSAAYHIFRNVAKPGWNYIDEEDLLRFVIKEEVDLVFPLFAVSDNRQIDRKSLTDWVVKVYKGRKALAHALGDTKTAVIQLNKLVTGILIIVTFIVWLLLMEIATTKVLVLLSSQLVVVAIIFGNTCKTIFEAIIFVFVMHPFDVGDRCVVDGVPLLVEEMNILSTVFLKLDNEKIYFPNSVLATKPISNYYRSPDMGDTVEFSIDFATPTEKIGLLKDKVKHYLERNPQHWHRNHSVVVREIENENNLRMALYCNYTMNFQEYIEKNKRRTELVLEIKRIFEELSVQYHLLPQQVYLRHLGTESTIVAKM; from the exons ATGGAAGAGAAGAGAAAAATCAGTGGAGGAGAGGAAGTCCTCATAACAGTTTCAAGTGATGAAACTCTTAAAGGATCCGGCTCAAAAGACGCAGATAATTTTGCTACTTGGCAGAGCAAACCAAATTCACCTCTGAAAGAATCTCCTGATTCTATGAGCAACTCTTCACCTAAGACATCGAGGTTTAGCCTTAGTCCTAATAAGCGCCCAAAATTCCCCCTCACCACTGAAAATCTCACTAGAAGAAAGCCATCTGTGTATGCAAAACCCAAGTCTAGATTTGGTGAACAGCCAGTTCCTGTTGATGCTTCTGTATTGGAAGATGATAGTCTTACTCTTCAACAACATATGGTCAGGAATTCACCGTTTAATATAGTATCACCAGACATTAACTCCTCCACTCTGAAATCACCATTGATGGCATCTTTCGATGGACCTTCAGATGATGAGGAAGAAGTGGAGGAGGATATTGTCAAGAAAGTTGAATCGAATCAAGCTAAGCGTAAGAAAGCAGGTATTAAGGCGGTGGTTCAGTGGATTCCATTTGTGTGCGTCGTTGGGTGCTTGGTGGCTAGCTTGACTgttaaaaaactgaaaaaccCCATGATTTGGGGCTTGGAATTCTGGAAATGGTCTGTGCTTGTGTTGGTTACATTATCTGGCATGTCAATCACTAATTGGATTATGCAGTTTATCGTTTTTCTGATTGAGAGGAATTTTTTGCTGAAGAAGAAAGTGCTCTATTTTGTTTATGGGTTAAAGAAGAACGTTCAAGTatttgtttggattggtttggttctTCTTGCGTGGGAATTTCTGTTTACTCGTGGAATTAAGCGATCTAAGACTGCCACCAAGGTTCTAAAATTTGTTACTTGGACTCTTATTTCAATTCTTGTTGGGTCATTTTTGTGGCTGGTGAAGAATACATTGTTAAAGATTTTAGAATCCAATTTCCATGTCAACAGATTCTTTGATAGAATCCAAGAAACAGTCTTTTGTCAGTATGTTCTGCAAACTCTTTCAGGGCCTCCACTCATAGAAGAGGCCGAGAGGGTTGGCAAATCACCAAGCAGTCCTCAAATGAGCTTCAAGAGCTTCAGAAGGGgaagaataaaagaaaaaaaggtgaTTGATATGGGAATGGTTCATAAGATGAAGCAAGAAAAGGTTTCAGCTTGGACCATGAAGGTTTTGATCGATGCAGTCACAAATTCAGGACTTTCTATAATTTCTAATACATTGGATGATGAGAGTGCTGGTGTTAGGAAGAAACTGGCTGATATGGAGATTACCAATGAGATGGAAGCAACTTCTGCTGCCTATCACATTTTCAGGAATGTTGCTAAGCCTGGTTGGAACTACATTGATGAGGAGGACCTTTTAAGGTTCGTAATTAAGGAAGAGGTGGATCTTGTTTTCCCACTGTTTGCAGTATCCGATAATCGTCAAATTGACAGAAAATCGCTAACAGACTGGGTG GTTAAGGTTTACAAGGGTCGGAAAGCTCTTGCGCATGCTTTAGGAGACACCAAAACAGCAGTGATACAATTGAACAAACTTGTGACAGGGATCTTGATAATCGTGACCTTTATTGTTTGGCTTCTTTTGATGGAAATTGCAACTACAAAAGTACTCGTACTTCTCTCATCACAGCTTGTAGTTGTAGCCATTATCTTTGGGAATACCTGCAAGACCATATTCGAAGCAATAatatttgttttcgtaatgcaTCCATTCGATGTTGGTGATCGGTGTGTTGTTGATGGCGTGCCT TTGTTGGTGGAGGAAATGAACATCTTAAGTACAGTTTTCTTGAAGCTTGACAATGAAAAGATTTACTTTCCGAATTCTGTTTTGGCTACAAAGCCAATTAGCAACTATTACAGAAGTCCCGACATGGGAGATACTGTGGAATTCTCAATTGATTTTGCAACACCAACGGAAAAGATTGGATTGCTGAAAGATAAAGTCAAGCA TTACTTGGAGAGGAATCCTCAACACTGGCATCGTAATCACAGTGTGGTGGTGAGGGAAATTGAGAATGAGAACAATTTAAGAATGGCTCTCTACTGTAATTACACGATGAACTTCCAAGAATACATAGAGAAAAACAAGCGTCGAACTGAACTCGTCCTCGAGATAAAAAGGATTTTCGAAGAGCTAAGTGTACAATACCATCTTTTGCCCCAACAAGTTTATCTCCGCCACCTTGGAACAGAATCAACAATTGTAgccaaaatgtga
- the LOC126670534 gene encoding mechanosensitive ion channel protein 10-like, with protein MGEQRRISGGGEVLITVSSGSKEPDKADTCPTKPSSMSNSLSEASRTNSFTPKTRQMVSPGEPADDEDGVEEDVVKQVESSQEKRKRVGIKAVIQGIAFVWLVGCLVASLTAEKLKNPMIWGLEFWKWCVLVLVILSGMSITNWIMQFIVFLIERNFLLNKKVLYFVYGLKKSVQVFVWIGLVLLAWEFLFTPGITRSKTATKFLKFVTWTLISLLVGSFLWLVKNSLLQILASNFHVNRFFDRIQETVFCQYVLQTLSGPPLIEEAERVGKSSSTGELSFRSTKKGKTKENKVIDMGMVHKMKQEKVSAWTMKVLVDAVTNSGLSIISNTLDESVGERNKLTDMEITNEMEATSAACHIFRNVAKLGWNYIDEEDLLRFVIKEEVDLVFPLFVGSENRQIDRKSLTDWVVKVYKGRKALAHALKDTKTAVKQLNKLVTGIVIIVTFVIWLILMEIATTKILVVLSSQLLVAAFIFGNTCKTIFEAIIFVFVMHPFDVGDRCVVDGVPLLVEEMNILTTVFLKLDNEKVYYPNAVLAKKPISNFYRSPAMGDTVEFSIDFETPTKKIRLLKDEIKHYLESNPQHWHPNHSVVVKEIENVSRLRMALYCNHTMNFQEFREKNKRRTELVLEIKRIFEELSVKYYLVPQQVHLRRISGGVAHRRTRMPALIRVGRRRKFL; from the exons ATGGGAGAGCAGAGAAGAATCAGTGGAGGAGGGGAAGTGCTCATAACAGTTTCATCTGGCTCAAAAGAACCAGATAAGGCTGATACTTGTCCGACCAAACCGAGTTCTATGAGCAACTCTTTATCTGAGGCATCAAG GACAAACTCCTTTACTCCGAAAACGCGGCAGATGGTGTCTCCTGGTGAGCCTGCAGATGATGAGGATGGAGTGGAGGAGGATGTCGTCAAGCAAGTTGAATCGAGTCAAGAGAAGCGTAAGAGAGTAGGTATTAAGGCTGTGATTCAAGGGATTGCATTTGTGTGGCTTGTTGGGTGCTTGGTGGCAAGCTTGACTGCTGAGAAACTGAAAAACCCCATGATTTGGGGCTTGGAATTCTGGAAATGGTGCGTGCTTGTGCTGGTTATATTGTCTGGCATGTCAATCACTAATTGGATTATGCAGTTTATTGTTTTTCTGATTGAGAGGAATTTTTTGCTAAATAAGAAAGTACTCTATTTTGTTTATGGGCTAAAGAAGAGTGTTCAAGTatttgtttggattggtttggttctTCTTGCCTGGGAATTTCTATTTACTCCTGGAATTACGCGATCTAAGACTGCCACCAAGTTTCTAAAATTTGTTACTTGGACTCTTATTTCACTTCTTGTTGGGTCATTCTTGTGGTTAGTGAAGAATTCATTGTTACAGATTTTAGCATCTAATTTCCATGTCAACAGATTCTTTGATAGAATCCAAGAAACAGTCTTTTGTCAGTATGTTCTGCAAACTCTTTCGGGGCCTCCACTCATAGAAGAGGCCGAAAGGGTTGGAAAATCGTCTAGCACAGGTGAACTGAGCTTCAGGAGCACCAAAAAGGGAAAAACAAAGGAGAATAAGGTGATTGATATGGGAATGGTTCATAAGATGAAGCAAGAAAAGGTTTCAGCTTGGACCATGAAGGTTTTAGTTGATGCAGTCACAAATTCAGGACTTTCTATAATCTCTAATACATTGGATGAGAGTGTTGGTGAAAGGAACAAACTGACTGATATGGAGATTACCAATGAGATGGAAGCAACTTCTGCAGCCTGTCACATTTTCAGGAATGTTGCGAAGCTTGGTTGGAACTACATTGATGAGGAGGACCTTTTAAGGTTCGTGATTAAGGAAGAGGTGGATCTTGTTTTCCCGCTGTTTGTAGGATCCGAGAATCGACAAATTGACAGAAAATCTCTAACAGACTGGGTG GTTAAGGTTTACAAGGGTCGGAAAGCTCTTGCGCATGCTTTGAAAGATACCAAAACAGCAGTGAAACAATTGAACAAACTTGTGACAGGGATTGTGATAATTGTGACCTTTGTTATTTGGCTTATTTTGATGGAAATTGCAACTACTAAAATACTCGTAGTTCTCTCATCACAGCTTTTAGTTGCAGCCTTCATCTTTGGGAATACCTGCAAGACCATATTCGAAGCAATAATATTTGTTTTCGTGATGCATCCGTTCGATGTTGGAGATCGGTGTGTTGTTGATGGTGTACCT TTGTTGGTGGAGGAAATGAACATATTAACGACGGTTTTCTTGAAGCTTGATAACGAAAAGGTCTACTATCCGAATGCTGTTTTGGCTAAGAAGCCGATCTCCAATTTTTACAGAAGCCCTGCCATGGGTGACACTGTGGAATTCTCAATTGATTTTGAAACGCCAACGAAAAAGATCCGATTGCTGAAAGATGAAATCAAGCA TTACTTGGAGAGCAATCCTCAACACTGGCATCCTAATCACAGTGTGGTGGTGAAGGAAATTGAGAATGTGAGCAGATTAAGAATGGCTCTTTACTGTAATCACACAATGAACTTCCAAGAATTCAGGGAGAAAAACAAGCGTCGAACTGAACTTGTCCTTGAGATAAAAAGGATTTTCGAAGAGTTAAGTGTAAAATACTATCTTGTGCCCCAACAAGTTCATCTCCGCCGCATAAGTGGCGGAGTTGCTCACAGGCGGACCCGTATGCCCGCATTGATCAGAGTTGGTCGGAGACGTAAATTtctttag
- the LOC126670536 gene encoding thermospermine synthase ACAULIS5 yields MGEAVEIIYTSAFSKLCSQPPDQIHHQIFVNQQQSSWYEETIDDDLKWSFALNSVLHKGTSEFQDIALLDTKRFGKVLVIDGKMQSAEVDEFIYHECLIHPALLSHPKPQNVFIMGGGEGSAAREALKHKSIEKVVMCDIDQEVVDFCRTHLTVNQEAFRHNKLDLVINDAKGELENRNEKFDIIVGDLADPVEGGPCYQLYTKSFYQNILKPKLNDNGIFVTQAGPAGIFTHKEVFSSIYNTIKQVFKYVVAYSAHVPSFADTWGWVMASDQPFSINVEDIDRRIEERIDGELLYLNGAAFLSSATLNKTVSLSLLKETHVYTEDDARFIPGHGLAYRI; encoded by the exons ATGGGTGAGGCTGTTGAGATCATCTACACCAGTGCTTTCTCTAAGCTTTGTTCCCAACCGCCCGATCAGATTCACCATCAGATTTTTGTTAATCAACAGCAGTCTTCTTGGTATGAAGAAACTATCGATGATGATCTTAAATGGTCCTTTGCTTTGAACAG TGTGCTGCATAAGGGGACTAGTGAGTTTCAAGACATTGCTCTCTTGGACACAAAGCGGTTTGGCAAG GTGTTAGTGATTGATGGGAAGATGCAGAGTGCTGAAGTTGATGAATTTATATATCATGAATGCTTGATCCATCCTGCTCTCCTCTCTCACCCTAA GCCTCAAAATGTGTTTATAATGGGAGGTGGGGAAGGGTCTGCTGCAAGGGAAGCTCTCAAGCACAAGTCCATTGAAAAAGTGGTCATGTGTGATATTGATCAG GAAGTGGTAGATTTCTGTCGTACACATCTAACTGTAAATCAAGAAGCATTTCGTCACAACAAGCTTGATCTAGTCATTAACGATGCCaa GGGTGAGTTAGAAAATAGGAATGAAAAATTTGATATAATAGTAGGAGACTTGGCTGATCCAGTTGAAGGAGGGCCTTGTTATCAGCTCTATACTAAATCTTTCTATCAGAATATTCTCAAGCCAAAGCTCAATGATAATGGAATCTTCGTCACTCAG GCTGGACCAGCAGGCATTTTCACCCACAAGGAGGTCTTTTCTTCAATTTACAACACAATTAAACAGGTCTTCAAAT ATGTGGTAGCTTACAGTGCTCATGTGCCATCTTTTGCTGATACATGGGGGTGGGTCATG GCTTCGGACCAACCTTTTTCCATAAATGTTGAGGATATAGACAGAAGAATTGAAGAAAGAATTGATGGTGAATTACTATATTTAAATGGTGCTGCTTTTCTCTCCTCTGCCACCTTGAATAAGACTGTTTCTCTTTC GCTGTTAAAGGAGACGCATGTGTATACTGAGGATGATGCAAGATTTATTCCAGGGCATGGATTGGCTTATAGAATTTGA
- the LOC126670362 gene encoding 40S ribosomal protein S3-3, translating into MSTQISKKRKFVADGVFYAELNEVLTRELAEDGYSGVEVRVTPMRTEIIIRATRTQNVLGEKGRRIRELTSVVQKRFNFPDNSVELYAEKVNNRGLCAIAQAESLRYKLLGGLAVRRACYGVLRFIMESGAKGCEVIVSGKLRAQRAKSMKFKDGYMISSGQPVKEYIDSAVRHVLLRQGVLGIKVKIMLDWDPKGKLGPMTPMPDLVTIHPPKEEEEYAQPPVLTTNIEIPVA; encoded by the exons ATGTCGACCCAAATCAGTAAGAAGCGCAAG TTTGTTGCGGATGGTGTTTTCTATGCTGAGTTGAATGAGGTTTTGACTAGAGAGCTTGCCGAGGATGGCTACTCTGGTGTCGAAGTTAGGGTTACGCCTATGCGTACTGAAATCATCATTCGGGCTACTAGGACCCAGAATGTTCTTG GTGAGAAGGGGAGAAGGATCAGAGAGCTAACTTCTGTAGTTCAGAAGCGATTCAACTTCCCAGATAACAGCGTTGAATTGTACGCTGAGAAAGTTAACAATAGGGGTCTTTGTGCTATTGCACAGGCTGAGTCTCTCCGTTACAAGCTCCTCGGAGGGCTTGCTGTCAGGAG GGCTTGCTATGGTGTATTGAGGTTTATTATGGAGAGTGGTGCTAAAGGATGCGAG GTTATTGTTAGTGGAAAGCTACGAGCTCAGCGTGCTAAGTCCATGAAATTCAAGGATGGATACATGATCTCCTCTGGTCAACCTGTGAAGGAGTACATCGACTCTGCCGTTAGGCATGTTCTTTTAAGACAG GGTGTACTTGGTATCAAGGTCAAGATCATGCTTGACTGGGATCCAAAGGGCAAGTTGGGTCCAATGACACCAATGCCTGATCTAGTCACTATTCATCCTCCCAAGGAAGAAGAAGAGTATGCTCAACCTCCGGTGCTGACAACCAATATCGAGATTCCAGTTGCATAA
- the LOC126670538 gene encoding uncharacterized protein LOC126670538, with product MASISMSAPLSLKQSFNSQLILQPLAARPSSVACSTSYKSRARLEVQASLKEKAATGLTAAVLSASMVMPDVAEAAVLTPSLNNFLLSIAAGGVVLGAIFGAIIAVSNFDPVKRS from the coding sequence ATGGCCTCAATTTCAATGTCTGCGCCACTAAGTTTAAAACAGTCATTCAACTCCCAACTCATTCTTCAACCTTTGGCTGCAAGACCATCATCAGTGGCTTGTTCTACAAGTTACAAGTCCAGAGCCAGGCTTGAAGTGCAAGCTTCTCTAAAGGAGAAGGCGGCGACAGGATTAACAGCTGCTGTACTGTCAGCTTCAATGGTGATGCCAGATGTTGCAGAAGCAGCAGTGTTAACTCCATCTCTCAATAACTTCTTGCTCAGCATTGCAGCTGGTGGAGTTGTTCTTGGTGCCATTTTTGGAGCTATTATTGCTGTTTCAAACTTTGATCCTGTTAAGAGAAGCTGA